In Niallia sp. FSL W8-0635, one genomic interval encodes:
- a CDS encoding DUF1657 domain-containing protein: MTVITDVKQTMAGLKSAQASLETFALSTDNQSAKQIYQTAAQQTQQIIDSLNPRLQEIEKEEPQYAQQ, encoded by the coding sequence ATGACGGTAATAACAGACGTAAAACAAACAATGGCAGGGCTGAAAAGTGCTCAAGCTAGTTTAGAAACTTTTGCTCTATCTACTGATAACCAATCTGCAAAGCAAATATATCAGACTGCTGCACAACAAACACAACAAATTATTGATTCCTTAAATCCAAGGCTACAAGAAATCGAGAAAGAAGAACCACAATATGCACAACAATAA
- the zupT gene encoding zinc transporter ZupT, whose translation MPENLLIAFGLTLLAGLATGIGSVLAFFTSTTNTKFLSWMLGFSAGVMIYVSMIEIFVKSKDALVGSLGAQAGNWLTVAGFFGGILLIALIDKFVPEQGNPHELKKVEEINKSNVTKTDHSLLKMGSFTALAIAIHNFPEGIATFTAALQDPGLGVAITVAIAIHNIPEGIAVAVPVYFATGDRKKAFKLSFLSGLAEPVGAIVAFLILMPFLNDVMFGLIFAAVAGIMVFISLDELLPAAKKYDEGHLSIYGLIAGMAVMAVSLLLFI comes from the coding sequence ATGCCCGAAAATTTATTGATTGCATTTGGTTTGACATTATTAGCAGGTTTGGCTACTGGGATAGGAAGCGTACTTGCCTTTTTCACATCAACAACGAATACAAAGTTTCTATCTTGGATGCTCGGTTTTTCTGCCGGAGTGATGATTTATGTATCGATGATTGAGATTTTTGTCAAATCAAAAGATGCATTAGTCGGATCATTAGGAGCACAAGCAGGGAACTGGCTTACTGTTGCAGGATTCTTTGGCGGAATATTGTTAATTGCTTTAATAGATAAATTTGTTCCAGAGCAAGGAAATCCACATGAGTTGAAGAAAGTGGAAGAAATTAATAAATCAAATGTTACGAAAACTGACCATTCTCTTTTGAAAATGGGGAGTTTTACAGCACTTGCTATTGCTATTCATAACTTTCCAGAAGGGATTGCAACCTTTACTGCAGCACTTCAGGATCCAGGACTTGGTGTAGCAATTACAGTAGCTATTGCGATACATAATATTCCAGAAGGAATTGCCGTTGCAGTACCAGTTTATTTTGCAACAGGTGATCGAAAAAAAGCATTTAAACTTTCCTTTTTATCAGGTTTAGCAGAGCCAGTCGGCGCCATTGTAGCTTTCCTTATATTAATGCCATTTCTAAATGATGTTATGTTTGGATTAATCTTCGCAGCAGTAGCAGGCATCATGGTCTTTATTTCACTGGATGAATTATTGCCAGCAGCAAAAAAATACGACGAAGGGCATCTATCTATATACGGTCTCATTGCCGGAATGGCCGTTATGGCAGTAAGTTTGTTATTGTTTATATAG
- a CDS encoding flavocytochrome c has translation MKKKLTAALIFAFSFVLVIAGCGNEKTNSTQKQEKEEKEAEVVSGASQTNYTPYEELKDSYDIIIVGAGGAGMTAALEAQAKGLNPVIFEKMPVAGGNTTKASSGMNASETKFQKEQGIEDNNDLFYEETLKGGHGTNDKEMLRFFVDNSASAIEWLDTIGIRLNNLTITGGMNEKRTHRPEDGSAVGQYIVDGLLKNVQEKDIPLFVNAEVKGITEKDGTVNGVDVLFNQTDEKSITAKAVIVTTGGFGSNMDMIKEVRSDLGDYVTTNQAGSTGDGIKMIEKLGGATVDLEQIQVHPTVQQEESYLIGEAVRGEGAIMVSAEGKRFTNELDTRDKVTAAINELPEKSAYLVFDSGVKSRAKAIEQYEKLGFVLEGETIEALAEKMNVSSEELKVTLDTWNKAVTNKDDQAFGRTTGIENDLASTPFYAIKIAPGIHYTMGGVKINTNTEVLNEDGQPISGLFAAGEVTGALHGENRIGGNSVSEIIIFGRQAGIKSADYVKAQ, from the coding sequence ATGAAAAAGAAATTAACAGCTGCCCTTATTTTTGCTTTTTCTTTCGTACTTGTTATTGCTGGTTGTGGAAATGAAAAAACAAATAGCACACAGAAACAAGAAAAAGAAGAAAAGGAAGCGGAAGTAGTATCAGGAGCTTCTCAAACAAACTATACACCATATGAAGAACTTAAAGACAGCTACGATATTATCATTGTTGGAGCTGGTGGTGCTGGGATGACTGCAGCTTTAGAAGCACAGGCAAAAGGATTAAATCCAGTTATTTTTGAAAAAATGCCTGTTGCTGGAGGAAATACAACAAAAGCTTCTTCTGGCATGAACGCATCTGAAACTAAGTTTCAAAAAGAGCAGGGCATTGAAGATAATAATGATTTGTTTTACGAAGAGACATTAAAGGGTGGACATGGAACAAATGATAAGGAAATGTTACGTTTCTTTGTCGATAACTCAGCAAGCGCGATTGAATGGTTAGATACAATTGGCATTCGTTTGAATAATTTAACCATTACAGGAGGGATGAATGAAAAACGTACCCACCGACCTGAAGATGGGTCAGCAGTAGGACAATACATAGTGGATGGTTTGTTGAAAAATGTTCAAGAGAAGGATATTCCTCTTTTTGTAAATGCAGAAGTGAAGGGAATAACAGAAAAAGATGGAACTGTAAATGGAGTAGACGTACTATTCAATCAAACGGATGAAAAATCCATTACGGCAAAAGCTGTGATTGTAACGACAGGTGGCTTCGGCTCTAATATGGATATGATAAAAGAAGTAAGAAGTGATCTAGGCGACTATGTAACAACAAACCAAGCTGGTAGCACAGGTGATGGAATTAAAATGATTGAAAAATTAGGTGGAGCAACTGTTGATTTAGAGCAAATTCAAGTTCATCCAACTGTACAACAAGAGGAATCTTACTTAATTGGTGAAGCTGTTCGTGGAGAAGGAGCAATTATGGTTTCGGCAGAGGGTAAAAGATTCACGAATGAACTTGATACACGTGATAAAGTAACAGCTGCAATTAATGAGCTTCCAGAAAAATCAGCTTACTTAGTATTTGATTCTGGTGTGAAATCCCGTGCGAAAGCTATTGAACAATATGAAAAATTAGGATTTGTGCTAGAAGGAGAAACAATAGAAGCACTGGCTGAGAAAATGAATGTTTCTTCAGAGGAACTAAAAGTAACATTAGATACTTGGAATAAAGCTGTTACTAATAAAGACGATCAAGCTTTCGGAAGAACAACAGGAATAGAGAATGACTTGGCTAGTACACCTTTCTATGCTATAAAAATTGCTCCTGGTATTCATTATACAATGGGTGGAGTAAAAATTAATACAAATACAGAGGTTCTTAACGAAGATGGTCAACCAATTTCAGGATTATTCGCTGCAGGAGAAGTAACTGGTGCTCTACATGGGGAGAATAGAATTGGCGGGAATTCTGTGTCAGAGATTATTATCTTTGGACGTCAAGCAGGTATAAAGTCCGCAGATTATGTAAAAGCTCAATAG
- a CDS encoding MaoC family dehydratase codes for MKLDEFKIGQSFKTKSFKVTKEEIMKFAGEFDPQYLHVNEEKAKEGRFNGIIASGIHTLAISFKLWVEEEKYGEDVIAGTEMNNIKFLKPVFPGDELYTIVKVLEKKQNKSATGILTVLLSTYNDKEEEVFEGELSVLIKK; via the coding sequence ATGAAATTAGACGAATTTAAAATAGGACAAAGCTTTAAAACAAAATCTTTTAAAGTGACAAAAGAAGAAATAATGAAGTTTGCAGGAGAATTTGATCCTCAATATTTGCATGTAAATGAAGAGAAAGCAAAGGAAGGTAGATTTAATGGAATAATTGCTTCTGGAATACATACTTTAGCTATTTCTTTCAAGCTGTGGGTAGAAGAAGAGAAATATGGGGAAGATGTCATTGCGGGAACAGAAATGAATAATATAAAATTTTTAAAACCAGTTTTTCCAGGTGATGAACTCTATACGATTGTAAAAGTTCTTGAAAAAAAGCAAAATAAAAGTGCGACTGGAATTCTTACAGTATTGCTTAGCACGTATAATGATAAAGAGGAAGAAGTTTTTGAAGGGGAATTATCAGTTCTAATCAAAAAATGA
- a CDS encoding MerR family transcriptional regulator, with protein MNTYSISEVAKKLNLTVYALRYYDKEGLMPFVERTSNGTRLFKDSDIESLKVIQCLKSTGMPIKEIKGFITWCSEGDSTLQQRYAMFLERKAAVEAQLEELKKTMDVINHKCNYYMTAIEAGTEDIHKRNKIGSFN; from the coding sequence ATGAATACATATTCGATCAGTGAAGTTGCCAAGAAATTGAATCTAACAGTTTATGCCTTACGTTACTATGACAAGGAAGGACTAATGCCTTTTGTAGAACGTACTTCTAATGGGACTCGATTGTTTAAAGACTCAGATATTGAATCACTTAAAGTCATCCAGTGTCTAAAATCTACAGGGATGCCTATTAAAGAAATTAAAGGTTTTATCACTTGGTGTTCAGAAGGAGACTCCACTTTACAACAGAGATATGCTATGTTCTTGGAGAGAAAAGCTGCTGTAGAAGCACAGTTAGAAGAATTAAAGAAGACAATGGATGTCATCAATCATAAGTGTAATTACTATATGACAGCTATTGAAGCTGGGACGGAAGATATTCATAAAAGAAATAAAATAGGTAGTTTTAATTAA
- a CDS encoding NAD(P)-dependent alcohol dehydrogenase has protein sequence MISAKARAVYGADKPFQATEIKRRDLDLHDVLIEIKYAGICHSDIHTAHGEWGPVNYPLVPGHEIAGIVTEVGSEVTKYKIGDRVGVGCMVDSCGKCENCLSGEEQYCLKGNIPTYAGVDKYGEPTQGGYSTHIVVTEDFVVSIPDNIGLDAAAPLLCAGITTYSPLNHWEAGAGKKVAIVGMGGLGHMAVKIAHAMGAEVTVLSQSLKKKEDGIAFGADHYYATSAPETFEKLAGTFDLILNTVSAKINLDAYFSLLTLDGTMVNVGAPGEPLSLNVQSLIGHRRSFAGSLIGGIRETQEMLNFCAQHNIVPKIEVISADQIDEAYERVLASDVKYRFVIDTSTI, from the coding sequence ATGATCTCAGCTAAAGCAAGAGCAGTCTATGGTGCTGATAAACCATTTCAAGCAACTGAAATTAAAAGGCGTGACCTAGACTTACATGATGTTCTAATCGAGATTAAATATGCTGGCATTTGTCATTCCGACATCCATACCGCGCATGGGGAATGGGGTCCTGTTAACTATCCTCTTGTCCCTGGACATGAGATTGCTGGAATTGTTACAGAGGTTGGTTCTGAGGTGACTAAATATAAAATTGGCGATCGTGTAGGCGTTGGATGTATGGTAGATTCATGTGGAAAATGCGAGAATTGCTTAAGCGGAGAAGAACAATACTGCCTGAAAGGAAATATCCCTACATATGCTGGTGTAGATAAGTATGGAGAACCAACACAAGGTGGTTATTCTACCCACATTGTTGTAACAGAGGACTTTGTGGTTAGTATTCCGGATAATATTGGACTTGATGCTGCAGCACCATTACTTTGCGCTGGTATTACAACCTATTCTCCATTAAATCACTGGGAAGCAGGTGCAGGCAAGAAAGTAGCGATTGTCGGCATGGGTGGTCTAGGACATATGGCTGTAAAAATTGCACATGCTATGGGAGCAGAAGTAACGGTTCTTTCGCAGTCATTGAAGAAAAAAGAAGATGGAATAGCATTCGGTGCAGACCATTACTATGCTACAAGTGCCCCAGAAACATTTGAGAAACTTGCTGGAACATTTGACTTGATTCTCAATACTGTAAGTGCAAAAATCAACCTTGATGCATATTTTTCATTACTTACACTCGATGGTACGATGGTAAATGTGGGTGCACCTGGGGAACCATTATCTTTGAATGTACAATCACTAATCGGGCATCGTCGTTCCTTTGCTGGTTCCTTGATTGGAGGAATCCGTGAGACACAGGAAATGTTAAATTTCTGTGCTCAACATAATATCGTTCCAAAAATCGAAGTAATTTCAGCTGATCAAATTGATGAAGCATATGAACGTGTTTTAGCTTCAGATGTTAAATATCGATTCGTAATTGACACTAGTACAATATAA
- a CDS encoding PDZ domain-containing protein, giving the protein MWQDWLLELLKGFGKLFLNPVFYLSFLLAAYLGVARVKKERRNFTVRAQNAYFELKQLLPMGIIVGLCVSVLSIGLVLVVPMEFIIFTGIITIVFALIGKTRMLSPVYSVGLGIVVSSVSLYLGWDYLLFSKSNLNSSEYIFPTAVILLGFFIISEGIFVRKNGVKGTSPRLKKSRRGQAIGVHLLERAWILPVFLFIPSGVLSIPFEWWPMFTVGNQTYSLLLVPFLIGSKIEVQGEHPIIAIRNVGRNIIILGSIIIVGGAAAYFYPLASIGLIVVAILGREWITSKQKNKEKNRSFYFSRKNNGVVILGIVPDSPADKMELEIGEMISKVNSIPVQDKNQLYKALQKNSAHCKLEVFDANGEIRFVQRALYEGDHHELGLLLIPDEKVHGNEAV; this is encoded by the coding sequence ATGTGGCAAGATTGGTTGCTCGAGCTTTTAAAAGGATTTGGTAAGCTATTTTTGAATCCTGTTTTCTATTTATCGTTTTTATTAGCTGCTTATTTAGGGGTTGCTAGAGTAAAAAAAGAAAGAAGAAATTTTACGGTAAGAGCACAAAACGCTTATTTTGAACTGAAACAATTGTTGCCAATGGGGATTATCGTCGGACTTTGTGTATCCGTTCTTTCTATCGGACTTGTTTTAGTAGTTCCAATGGAATTTATAATTTTTACAGGGATTATTACAATCGTATTTGCGCTAATTGGAAAAACGAGAATGTTATCGCCTGTATATTCAGTTGGATTAGGAATAGTTGTTAGTAGTGTTTCTCTTTACCTTGGTTGGGATTATCTTTTGTTTTCGAAAAGTAATCTGAATTCATCCGAATATATATTTCCAACTGCAGTTATTCTACTAGGATTTTTCATTATTTCCGAGGGAATATTCGTTCGTAAAAATGGAGTGAAAGGAACTTCACCAAGGCTAAAGAAAAGTAGACGTGGTCAAGCTATTGGTGTCCATCTATTAGAAAGAGCATGGATTTTACCAGTATTTTTATTTATTCCTTCAGGGGTATTATCGATTCCGTTTGAATGGTGGCCAATGTTTACTGTAGGTAATCAAACATATTCACTTCTCTTGGTTCCTTTCTTGATTGGATCAAAAATTGAAGTTCAAGGGGAACATCCTATTATTGCTATTAGAAATGTGGGAAGAAACATCATTATTCTTGGTTCTATCATTATAGTAGGGGGAGCTGCAGCTTATTTCTATCCACTTGCATCTATTGGTTTAATCGTAGTAGCAATTCTTGGCCGAGAGTGGATTACAAGCAAGCAGAAAAACAAAGAAAAGAATAGATCTTTCTATTTTTCTAGAAAAAATAATGGGGTAGTAATATTAGGAATTGTGCCAGATTCTCCAGCTGATAAAATGGAGTTGGAAATTGGTGAGATGATTTCTAAGGTAAATAGTATTCCAGTTCAAGATAAAAACCAGTTATATAAAGCATTACAAAAAAATTCAGCCCATTGTAAACTAGAAGTATTTGATGCTAATGGTGAAATTCGTTTTGTGCAAAGGGCTTTATATGAAGGGGATCATCACGAATTAGGATTATTATTGATTCCTGACGAGAAAGTACATGGAAATGAAGCCGTCTAA
- the tkt gene encoding transketolase — MSNTVATNIEKIAINTIRTLSIDAIEKSNSGHPGMPMGAAPLAYTLWAKEMNHNPANPNWFNRDRFVLSAGHGSMLLYSLLHLFQYGVTIDDLKNFRQWESKTPGHPEYGHTPGVEATTGPLGQGIAMAVGMAMAERHLAENYNKDNFSVVDHYTYSICGDGDLMEGVSAEAASLAGHLKLGRLVVLYDSNDISLDGDLHLSFSESVQKRFESYGWEVIRVEDGNNIEEIHNAIKAAKQSDIPTLIEVKTVIGYGSPNKGGKSASHGAPLGASETQLAKQTYGWSYEEAFHVPTEVSEHYAALAQEGADKEQAWNELYQGYKEAYPELATQLETAIKGELPADLHESLPEFNAGDAMATRDSSGKTIQVAAKEIPFLFGGSADLAGSNKTLMTAEKNFAIDGYAGRNIWFGVREFAMGAALNGLALHGGVKVFGATFFVFSDYLRPAIRLAALMKLPVTYVFTHDSIAVGEDGPTHEPVEQLASLRAMPGLSIIRPADAKETVAAWQLALESTDTPTALVLTRQNLPTLDLTKAEAYEGVRKGAYTVSTGKDTAQALILASGSEVSLAIKAQAALEEEGISVNVVSMPSWDRFETQSAEYKESVLPESVHARVCIEAGSSLGWREYIGPKGEHITIDHFGASAPADKLFQEYGFTVDNIVAKVKASIAKTK; from the coding sequence ATGAGTAACACAGTTGCGACAAATATTGAAAAAATAGCAATTAATACAATTCGTACATTATCCATTGATGCCATTGAGAAATCGAATTCTGGTCATCCGGGAATGCCGATGGGGGCAGCTCCACTGGCTTACACATTATGGGCAAAAGAAATGAATCATAATCCTGCTAATCCTAATTGGTTCAACCGTGATCGTTTTGTCTTATCAGCTGGACATGGTTCCATGCTTCTTTATAGTCTTTTACACTTATTTCAATATGGTGTGACCATTGATGATTTGAAAAATTTCCGCCAATGGGAAAGTAAAACACCTGGTCATCCGGAGTATGGGCATACACCAGGTGTAGAAGCTACAACCGGTCCACTTGGACAAGGAATTGCGATGGCTGTCGGGATGGCAATGGCAGAAAGACACTTGGCAGAAAACTATAATAAAGACAATTTTTCAGTAGTAGATCATTACACATATAGTATCTGTGGTGATGGTGATTTAATGGAAGGTGTATCTGCAGAAGCGGCATCACTGGCAGGTCACTTAAAATTAGGAAGATTAGTAGTATTATATGATTCCAATGATATTTCTTTAGATGGTGATTTACATCTATCTTTCTCTGAAAGTGTTCAAAAGCGTTTTGAATCATATGGTTGGGAAGTAATCAGAGTAGAGGATGGAAATAATATAGAGGAAATTCATAATGCTATAAAAGCGGCAAAACAATCGGATATCCCTACGTTAATCGAAGTGAAAACAGTTATTGGATATGGTTCACCAAATAAAGGCGGAAAATCAGCATCACATGGTGCACCACTGGGAGCATCAGAAACACAATTAGCGAAACAAACGTATGGTTGGTCTTACGAAGAAGCATTCCATGTTCCAACAGAAGTTTCTGAGCATTATGCAGCATTAGCGCAAGAGGGAGCAGACAAAGAACAAGCTTGGAATGAATTATATCAAGGCTATAAAGAAGCTTATCCGGAGTTAGCAACGCAATTAGAAACGGCAATCAAAGGAGAACTACCAGCAGATTTACATGAAAGTCTACCAGAATTTAATGCTGGAGATGCAATGGCAACAAGAGATTCTTCTGGTAAAACCATTCAAGTGGCTGCAAAAGAAATTCCATTCCTATTCGGAGGGTCGGCTGACTTAGCAGGATCAAATAAGACTTTAATGACTGCTGAGAAAAACTTTGCAATCGATGGTTATGCAGGCAGAAATATTTGGTTTGGTGTACGTGAATTTGCAATGGGTGCAGCGTTAAACGGCTTAGCACTACATGGTGGAGTGAAGGTATTTGGAGCAACATTCTTCGTATTCTCTGATTATTTACGTCCGGCAATCCGCTTAGCAGCATTAATGAAATTACCTGTGACTTATGTATTCACACATGACAGTATCGCAGTTGGAGAAGATGGTCCAACACATGAGCCAGTTGAACAACTTGCTTCCTTACGTGCAATGCCAGGTCTATCCATTATTCGTCCAGCAGATGCGAAAGAAACAGTCGCAGCATGGCAACTTGCTTTAGAGAGCACAGATACACCAACAGCGTTAGTATTGACACGTCAAAACTTACCAACATTAGATTTAACAAAAGCGGAAGCATACGAAGGAGTGAGAAAAGGTGCTTACACCGTTTCAACTGGTAAAGATACAGCTCAAGCATTAATCTTAGCATCAGGTTCTGAAGTGTCGCTAGCAATCAAGGCACAAGCAGCTTTAGAGGAAGAAGGAATTTCTGTGAATGTTGTAAGTATGCCAAGCTGGGATCGCTTTGAAACACAATCAGCTGAGTATAAAGAGAGCGTATTACCAGAAAGCGTTCATGCACGCGTTTGTATTGAAGCTGGTTCTTCTCTTGGGTGGAGAGAATATATTGGACCTAAAGGTGAACATATCACAATTGATCATTTTGGAGCATCTGCACCTGCGGATAAACTATTCCAAGAATATGGATTTACAGTAGACAATATAGTAGCGAAAGTTAAAGCTTCTATAGCAAAAACAAAATAA
- a CDS encoding 6-phosphofructokinase — protein MKVGIVIAGILPAGVKQIIYKLCNELVPSHQLFGIEVNKETETADYLEIIVNNDSPYLSDSVLRPSFLSDNVKWEEICSSMDRIIFIGDAEAKEQWEKSFVKSETMHSLYVPVSIYNNIDGSDWSLGYDTAINSMTQMILKVKDTIHSLKYEKPRLFGFSIKGTPSINMLQDISVAVDGHYLSDFNEVEEVQHLSGKIASSFTNLHTSSILVYSHANRVSMQEKLIDHLHVDWKYTEIDEALCMGTNPTTIDRILANEIAEIILLWIRNNNPTGEITVKKDGVLYQNKKMKE, from the coding sequence TTGAAGGTAGGCATCGTGATTGCAGGGATACTACCTGCAGGAGTAAAACAAATTATCTATAAATTATGTAATGAATTGGTGCCAAGTCATCAATTATTTGGGATTGAAGTGAATAAAGAAACGGAAACAGCGGATTATCTTGAGATTATTGTGAATAATGATTCTCCCTACTTAAGTGATTCTGTACTAAGACCATCTTTTTTATCAGACAATGTAAAGTGGGAAGAAATTTGTTCTTCAATGGATAGAATTATTTTTATTGGAGATGCCGAGGCAAAAGAGCAGTGGGAGAAATCATTTGTAAAAAGCGAAACGATGCATTCCTTATATGTACCAGTTTCTATTTATAATAATATAGATGGATCAGATTGGTCTTTAGGCTATGATACTGCCATTAATAGTATGACGCAAATGATATTAAAAGTAAAAGATACCATTCATTCATTGAAATACGAGAAACCAAGATTATTTGGTTTTTCTATTAAAGGAACACCATCTATAAATATGCTGCAAGATATCTCAGTGGCAGTGGATGGCCATTACTTATCAGACTTTAACGAGGTAGAAGAAGTACAGCATTTAAGCGGTAAAATCGCGAGTAGCTTTACCAATTTACATACTTCTTCCATATTAGTATACAGTCATGCAAACAGAGTAAGTATGCAAGAGAAGCTAATCGATCATTTACATGTAGATTGGAAATATACAGAAATTGATGAGGCGCTTTGTATGGGAACAAATCCAACAACAATTGACCGTATATTAGCGAACGAAATAGCAGAAATCATTTTATTATGGATAAGAAATAACAACCCTACAGGGGAAATAACTGTTAAAAAAGATGGAGTTCTGTATCAAAATAAAAAAATGAAGGAATGA